The Theobroma cacao cultivar B97-61/B2 chromosome 2, Criollo_cocoa_genome_V2, whole genome shotgun sequence genome includes the window CAAGTTGACAGTTTCACTGTAATTCGGCTGCCAAATGTGTAATGAAACCTAATCAAATAGTTTCATATTAAGTTTTGTTGTAGAACATTGCATTTTTTCTTTACCTTggttaaaagtgtaatgaatgCATTATCTTTGTAGTATCTTTTTAGCACACTCATTGACATTAGCAAGTTCAAGATATGTCAAATTGTTAGTTGGTGGGTTTCTTTGACAATAGGTGGAATAAGACAATAATAAGCAGTGACTTGTTTAAACATTTTTTGTTGATCAAATTTGGGCAGAAGTTTTGAAACAGGTTGGCAGAGTTTGTATTTGAGCTTTGGATCTAACTCGAGATAAATCAAGCTTCAGGTTGAATAGTATGACATTTGGTTAAGGTTTTAGTAGGTTCATGTCTTTGCATgaataaaacttttttttgcaGCAAAATAGCTTAAAGGACTACGTTGTATCTGACATATCTGCTCTTCGCTATTCATTTGTTATCAGTTATGTTTTGCATGATACAACAGGTTTTCAAAAGCTTGGGCAAGAAAAGTAGATTTTTGTTTGAGCTGCTAATTTACTTGTGTGATGAAAAGAAGCATGTAGTTCATTGTCGCACAGActgcattttttttcctcgtttccttcaatcaattaaatgTTTGTATCATTTATGAGATTGCTGATATATTgctgattttatttaaaatgatttcacATTGCAGCATGGAAACTTTTATGAAGAGAAAAGTGGTTCAGACAGAGGGTTGGATAATGTGTTGGAGAATCCAGTGGCACTTGAGTTCCTGTGAATGGTGCTGCCTGTTGCTACAAACAGGGAAAGGGAATTCACCAGGTTTCTTCGACTATTAATGCAGGGAATGTGGATAACTCTTGCTTCaaaatgttactgaaatatGTGGATATGGCTTCTTTGTCTAGTAGAAGTAGTGACTTGTCGAAGGATTTAACTGATCATGTGTATTGTATTCTTATTTGCGAGAAGAAATGGGAGGGTTGTTTCCCATTTCTTTCCTATATTCAGTTTCTATCGGGTAAGTCcctgtttctttcttctttgtttgaGGGAATCATATTGCCACAATATTTAATCTAAAAGAACGtggaataaaagaaaaaaaataaaaaatggggggggggggggtggaaTTTggagaaagaatgaaaagcAGTTAAGTTGAACAGTACCTTGGTGTTCTTGGATGGCAAGGTATCTTGACCAAATAATAGATGTAGTTTTGGGGCAGGTTCCTTCAATGATAAGGGTGGTTGGAGCCAGTTTGGCTTAATCAGGAGCATGGATGCATGAATCCATTCTGGGCAATTACTAGTGACACGGTCGATTTGCAGTTCTCACTTAACTAACGGTGCCGCCGTCCATGTTTTctattctatttatttttacccGTGGAAGTTATCCTCGTGTTTTTGTGAACATCTGCAATTGTACAAGTGGCAGTATTTGGAAGTTTGGTGGCGCATTCATATTAAACAATCAACTGCCTTTTAGCTTTATGCCCATGCCCAAATATTGGGTGCGTCATATTTTAGTATAGTATAGTGTCGAGTGTTTATCCCGATAGCAGCGGTGGAGAATGGTGCGTGGGAGTTGGGACCCGTTCGTCTTTAGTTGGTTTATTTCGTTGTGTGCTGTGCACGAAGTTCACCACTCTGACAGGCCTAGGCCGCCGCGGCAGTGCACAGACCCTCCTATCTGAAGTACCAGGTGTCCCAAATTTGGCAGCCTGCTCATGCGAATTTTGTCTACTGCGCCTCGCCCTCACCCACTCGTTTGCGTTGTTCGTTTTGTTTGCAGTGTCAGTTTTAAGAATCTTATGGGACAGGTGAGGTGTCTATTAAATAGGCCTTTGCTCCTGCTGTCTTACACGAAACTCCCCTTACCCCTTTGATCTCGACAGCGATCAATGGTCAACTCTAGTCAGCTTAACACAATGAAAACAAACATCTGATGTTAGGTAGTCAGGCAAGAGCACAGGTAATTGGACATCGATCTTACCCAAGCCAAGGCAAGGGCAGAGTCGACCGAGAGTCACAAGACAAGCAgaattttgttatttgtccAATCATTTCTATGACTGGTAAAAAGTGTATTGACAGGAACAAATCACAACCAAGAGAATCAAATCATTACATTAATTCCCCAGGACCAGGAGGAATACACAAAGCAATCGGAGGGGTAATCAAAGATGCAAAAACGATGAGATCCTAAAACGAAATAATTAATACACAAAATCACAAGAGAAAATTCCACATGGACAAGTGAGAAAGGTCAAAATCTAAGTGGGTGTCTATTCAGTGTAGATGTGAACACCTATGGCGATGAGGAAGATGGTGATAAGTCCAAAGAAGATTATAGTGTGGACAAGAATCGATATCCCACTGGTTTGCATGTTCCCGAACTCCACCACTTTGCTCCTTCCTGGCAACTGAAACAACAACCCTGGACTTAACAGCACAAAAAGCACCACTGCTATCACCACCGGACCCCAATCCGCCATGCTTTTTCCAATCTTTCTCTGCAACCTACTACTCTGTCCTGatggtgaagaaagaaaagggaaaacttATACTATAGCCGATGAAGCTCAGAAGAGATGGAAGATTGAGCTGTCTTCGAAAGAAGAAAGCACGGAATAGGATGAGAGGGGAGGAGAATCTGTAAAGAGCGAGAAATGAGGTAAAGGCAAAATATACATGCATGTCGACATCGTGCCTTCTCGACAGATGTCAGTGCAATAGCTACGTGGCGGCATTATGGATCGTCCGTCCCTTTCCAACGAAATATAGAATGAGAACTCCTTTTTGGTTAGAACAGTGATTGTgattttcctctctctctttttaatttaatttaattttctctttttccagAAAATGCCAGAATTCCAGAATTGCAAGCAATATGCCACGTGATTTGAATTGCGAGCAATTTCGTGATTGGtccatctttctttcttcccatatttcttttttgtaataaaaataaatcctTGCATTATTAATTCTTCTGTTAAACTAATTTATGTCAACATACACGTGAACAATATTACATGACATGACTTTTGACCAGAAAGCTACAGAATTGAGTCGATTAGTTGGTGCTGAAGCAATAACTTTTGACCTCAAACCTACAGAATTTACGAATAAGTGACAGACATTCACTTCCTGTAATGGCATAATTGTTGCAGATGTGGACGAATTACAAAACCAGCTTTCAGCTTGGCTACCCAAGTTAAAAACAAATTCACCAATAAAATCCACAATGAAAATGCTATAAAACATATTCATATCAAAAGCAATAActtcaaaaacttaaaatgaaatattcaaatgaaacatttttttattaaaattaagataaaaatttattaaaattttattttttaccttttagAGGTGTAAAATgtctaattaaatttttatattacaaattgaaaaaaaaaagaattggttttatatataagaaaaaaaatagttgttaaagatcattaaacatatattactattaattgattgaaaataaaagacataGTTAATAATTAATAGTATTGTGGGAATTTGGTTTAATAACCTCAAAGGCCTAGAggtaaatattcaaatgaaacatttttttattgaaattaagcaaaaaaaatttattaaaattttattcttctaactttttgaaatgcaaattttttaattaaatttttatattataaattaaaaaaaaattgattttatatataagaaaaaaatagttgttggagatcattaaatacatattacGTTAATTGATTGGAAATAGGAGgcatagttgagaattaatagcattGTGGAAATTGGgaagtgataaaaaaattgagatttattagtCACGTAATTAGGGAAGTGAGAAAATCtatcatttaattaattgtcttgacttttacatatttttaatgagaaatGAGATAACTGTCACGGTCCATACCAATCTCTGTGAGATATTGTTTACTTTGGCCCACTGGTCTTACAGTTTTATCCCACAAAAAGCACCTCACTGGTTGAAGGTAGTGTAAACCCTTAAATGCCCAGTCGATGTGGGATTCATGGCTCCCCTTTAAGACCATGACATCCTCTTTTAGCTCTCCTTTAGGAGTTTCTCTTCGATGTGAGATCTATGGCTTTACCTATTGGGAGCATATATTCTTCGAAGTGAGATTCACATGGTTCTATACTAGGACCGTGACATCTTCTCCCATTTAAATAAGAGCCCACTATCCTCAGTGGCACATCATTAGTACCCTTAGAGTTCGTAATAACCCATGCAGTGCTTGGGTGGACGCTTTCATACAAGTCAGCTAAGAACTCGATTATATTTGAGTAAACACTAATAATAACCATGAGTtagtttataaaaaattaatagcaAAATCATAGGACATAGTGAATACCATTTATGTAACCGTTGTATtcacataaaagaaaaatgttttattaatattgaaagtaAGTACAAAGGGATTGAGAGTACCAATGCGCAATTGTCAGGCCATTAGGGCAGCCTTAGATGGTTAGCTACAAACATACCTTGACTAGTGAGACACCCTAACAATCCGTCAAATGCTCAACCCCTATAAAGAGCTAACGAGCTTTTACATTTATGCCATCAAAAACCGTTacaatgcatgaaatggggaCATTCCTTCCTttaagtgtcacgacccggaaccatCCTTGagtccgtgacaaccgtcgcaaTGTCCCAATAGGCACTCATCCCCCGAATACCATATCGAGACCTCGTAAGGCTTTCGTATCAGTTTCTTATCTCCCCTGTGGTTAATCGTTGCCAAATGTCGTATTTTAGAGGCTTTTAAGCCTTTTTTCGATTTAAAAcagtgaaaaaataaatttcacttcataggggcattttcatcatttttcgtcaaaaatttcaaattcgaCCAAAATGTAGTACTTAAGCGAGAAGTGCATATTTTGaactcaaaattaaatttgaatgtctaaaacgtgatttaaaatggaattataaccatttaaataaaataaaaatattcgacaaaatattctatttttttacaaattaatatttatagagtattttgaaaatgatttttagtagcgtaaaagttaaatatatttatacaaactatAATATGGAAAACCAaagaatgaaatttaatttacagtgctACGTAGGCCCACAAATGAACAAAAGTAGTAAAGAtagtaaacctacagtttttgaagtAGTATGACCAACTATAGTTCTCGACGATGTCTGCTATCTACAAGCTAACCTGGCCTGAAATGATAGgataaaaaaaagggtgagattataaaatctcagtgagtaaacaaacaccatctaaataatctaaaggcgagtaaagggagacaattaaaaataattcatttcagcaaatttttcacaacacgaatattcatttcaaccaaataatcaatatggctcgtgaatttatcaaaacttggctcatgccaaatcctgtacttggagacacctggaccaggggtatccaacagagtccgccaaggttgtgaaaaattttatataatcataaaacttgtctttattttgaaaaaaaaagcagtcgttccttggcgttgactgagtctcacttcacgtggtggttaacgtgaagtgcactcaaaaagcccacctcagNNNNNNNNNNNNNNNNNNNNNNNNNNNNNNNNNNNNNNNNNNNNNNNNNNNNNNNNNNNNNNNNNNNNNNNNNNNNNNNNNNNNNNNNNNNNNNNNNNNNNNNNNNNNNNNNNNNNNNNNNNNNNNNNNNNNNNNNNNNNNNNNNNNNNNNNNNNNNNNNNNNNNNNNNNNNNNNNNNNNNNNNNNNNNNNNNNNNNNNNNNNNNNNNNNNNNNNNNNNNNNNNNNNNNNNNNNNNNNNNNNNNNNNNNNNNNNNNNNNNNNNNNNNNNNNNNNNNNNNNNNNNNNNNNNNNNNNNNNNNNNNNNNNNNNNNNNNNNNNNNNNNNNNNNNNNNNNNNNNNNNNNNNNNNNNNNNNNNNNNNNNNNNNNNNNNNNNNNNNNNNNNNNNNNNNNNNNNNNNNNNNNNNNNNNNNNNNNNNNNNNNNNNNNNNNNNNNNNNNNNNNNNNNNNNNNNNNNNNNNNNNNNNNNNNNNNNNNNNNNNNNNNNNNNNNNNNNNNNNNNNNNNNNNNNNNNNNNNNNNNNNNNNNNNNNNNNNNNNNNNNNNNNNNNNNNNNNNNNNNNNNNNNNNNNNNNNNNNNNNNNNNNNNNNNNNNNNNNNNNNNNNNNNNNNNNNNNNNNNNNNNNNNNNNNNNNNNNNNNNNNNNNNNNNNNNNNNNNNNNNNNNNNNNNNNNNNNNNNNNNNNNNNNNNNNNNNNNNNNNNNNNNNNNNNNNNNNNNNNNNNNNNNNNNNNNNNNNNNNNNNNNNNNNNNNNNNNNNNNNNNNNNNNNNNNNNNNNNNNNNNNNNNNNNNNNNNNNNNNNNNNNNNNNNNNNNNNNNNNNNNNNNNNNNNNNNNNNNNNNNNNNNNNNNNNNNNNNNNNNNNNNNNNNNNNNNNNNNNNNNNNNNNNNNNNNNNNNNNNNNNNNNNNNNNNNNNNNNNNNNNNNNNNNNNNNNNNNNNNNNNNNNNNNNNNNNNNNNNNNNNNNNNNNNNNNNNNNNNNNNNNNNNNNNNNNNNNNNNNNNNNNNNNNNNNNNNNNNNNNNNNNNNNNNNNNNNNNNNNNNNNNNNNNNNNNNNNNNNNNNNNNNNNNNNNNNNNNNNNNNNNNNNNNNNNNNNNNNNNNNNNNNNNNNNNNNNNNNNNNNNNNNNNNNNNNNNNNNNNNNNNNNNNNNNNNNNNNNNNNNNNNNNNNNNNNNNNNNNNNNNNNNNNNNNNNNNNNNaaaaaatcttacctttttcacttaatttccttgaaaattcataatttttctttgattttctctctagggtttggtttttattttctctctcttcttgctggtttggccgaccatggggtggaagatgggctggtttttgtgccttttaaaaaggaaaaataataaattaataaatgcatgacacatggcatcatgtcattggcccgtttttttaaaattttgacttttcatttttaattttctaccaCACCTTTATTCCATCTTTATCCATTCCTACCATAATTAAATTTCACAAATttgacaagtgttggtggtgcaaaattaccattttgcccccaGTATGgcaaaattatcgttttgcccctatactctatAAATACCgggaattgaaaatttctcactcctcaaactccaattatgttctaaataatctaaataattaatcttgatcaattgttaccaaaatttttttaaaaaaatttacccgTTTTGTCCTTAAATGacaaaatgaccgttttgtccctaatcggtcaattctCCCAATTGACTCTAAACTGaacctcgaactccgaatcactgtTTTGAGAATTTCCTTAAttgtgaaatttgaaatttcatcttaaaatttctattttaattagttcgagttataaatcaacttagttgtactttTAAGTACAATACCGGCTTTTACCTATTTTACCGAGATATTCTAGTACACAGGCATGATGTCAACTATATGTATGGCCTGACAGATAATTTAGGGCTAGGCTTGACATTAAGTGTCTTCCCTCTAACGACTTAAACAATCTTTTATAAGTACGCTACCAAGTACCATTACATTGTTTAAAATGGGGATATTTCCACTTAAGGCACAACGGACTTAATCTTCTAGACAATTTTACCTTGTTATGGCCATATACAAAGGTTGGCTTATGACATCCTCCCCCATTTAATCTGTCGACGTCCTCATTGACTGGTCGGCTTAGAACTATTTGATCTTCTACTTGAAGGCGTGAAGGTTAACTTCTTTCTTCCAAGTGATTTCATCTGTTCCAAGACTTACCCATTTATCCAAAAACTCCTATGTTGGTCATCGAGAGACTAGCGTGGTCCTTTTTGCAAAAATCTCCTTTACTCGGTGATGTGATAGCGGCTTGGTGTTGATGGCGGCCCTCGTGGCTTGACTTTTTCTTGCATCTATTGGATTTGTATGGAATGGCTTCAGGATGTTGACGTGAAACTTTGGGTGTACCTTTATCTACTTTGGTGGATCAATCTTGTAGAGTTCTTCCCAACCTTGGTAGTGATTGTTACCAAGCCTTTATATTTCTGCAGTAGTCGTCGATCTCTCTTTTTTAGGAATCTGAATTATTTTAAGGTACCATTTTCACTGACATAAGGTCACACACCTTAAAGTGTTgcactttttgacttttatttttccatttcttcatgTGGTTAGAGGCTTTTTTCAGATAGACCTAAGCAATATCCATATTCTATCTCCATTCTTTAAAAAGTTAAAGGCTCGAGGGCTTTTGCTCTTCCCTTGATATGACTCCAAGGAGGTGTGGGGAAGTTTAGGTTGTTGTTCGACTACAACTTCGAAAGGGATTTTATTAATGGAGGAGCTTTCTTGTGAGTTGAAACATAGTTGGGCCACATCTAATAGAGTAGGCCAATTTTTCTAGTTTGCTTGTACAAAATGTCACAAATATTCCTCTAGTAATCTATTGAAGCGTTCTATTGGTCATCTATCTAGGGGTGATAATTGGAGGAGATGTTGGGTTCTAACCCTAACAGTTTGAAGagcttttccaaaaaaaaaaaaaacagtaaaCTTTAGATTCTTATCATTGATGATGCTTTACGGGACTTCCCAATATTTCACCAGATGTTTGAAAACCATATGCATTGTGTCTTCTACAGAGCCAAACTTTTAAATCAAGATGAACATAGCGTACGTCGAAAAATGATTTATTACCACCAAAATCGATGCCATATCTCCAACTTTGGTAAGTCTTACTATAAAATCATGGGAAATGTTTTTCCAAGGTCTAGTCGATACTAGTAGAGGTTCGAGCATTCCTTCTGACTTTTGTCTCTCTATTTTGTCCTATTGGAAAAAAAGGCATGTCTTTATATAATCCATCACATTTTACCACATATAAGGTTAACAGTAACTTTGTTTCAATAACACAATGGTCCCTTGCCAACCTAGATGTCCTACCTAAAGAGCATAATGGCATTTTCGCATCAACTTCTGTCCCATTTCTCCAACTTTTGGGAAAAATAGTCATGGTTTTCTTGTTAGTAAGAgtccatttttcatcaaaaaataCTTTGACTTCTCCCTCTCCACTAATTTCATTATGGAAATGGCCTAAGGATTTCATTTCAAGTTCTTTTCAATAAGGATGTTTATGTCTGTGGTTTCTCTGCTTGTTGAGATTAGAGTTATCACCCTAAGAGCTATAAATTTGGCCTTCCTATTGAGGGTGTCTGCCACTTGGTTAGCCCTTCTAGCTTTATGCTTaaagtaaaaatcaaaactcaGCCAAGAACTCTTAGCATCTAGCTTGTTTGGCAGTGAGTTTTGGTTGTGTAAGGAAGTGATTGACTACGGTATTGCTGTCTTAACCATTAATTGAGACCCTAACAAGTATTGTCGTCATGCTTGTAAACAATGAATTACTGTTAAGAGTTTTTTTCCTTTCGTCATGTATCTCCTCTCAACTTTGTTcagttttttactttttaaaccTAACCGGGTGTCCTTAGTGTAATAATACTCTTCTGAAGGCAAAGTTTAATCTATCTGTTTATACCTCGACAAACTTTTCAATATCTAGGAATGCCAAGACAAGGTTTgtcatcatcattttcttcaagTCTTTGAAAGCTTCTTTGCATTGAGGTGTTCAACACCACTTTTGTCCTTTTTCAGTAATTTTGTGAGTACCACTGTCCTTTTTAGCACCCTTCCACAAATCACCAATAATAGTTGGTTAGCTTTAAAAATGAGCAAAGTTCAATTGTATTCTTATGAGTTGCCCACTCCTTAATGGCCTTCACTTTTTGCACATCCATCTAAATGTGACCTTGTTCAATGATATGACTTAAGAATTAAATTCGGGTTTGCGCAAATGCActcttctctcttttcacATACAACTAGTTGTCTTATGTAACACCCCTGACTTTCAATGTTAAATGTGTATGATGGTTAAGCAGATAGAAAAGGTAATTTGAACGTTAAAAggt containing:
- the LOC18608966 gene encoding uncharacterized protein LOC18608966 — encoded protein: MADWGPVVIAVVLFVLLSPGLLFQLPGRSKVVEFGNMQTSGISILVHTIIFFGLITIFLIAIGVHIYTE